The following is a genomic window from Rana temporaria chromosome 7, aRanTem1.1, whole genome shotgun sequence.
tttttttttcaaaattgtcgctctatttttgtttatagcgcaaaaaaaaaaaacctgcagaggtgatcaaataccaccaaaagaaagctctatttgtggagaaaaaaggacgccaattttgtttgggaaccacgccgcacgaccgcgcaattgtcagttaaagcgacgcagtgccgaatcgcaaaaagtgctctggtctttgaccagcaatatggtccgggggttaagtggttacaattttttttttttaaacatgtttaatattcaaagcaaactcccccattcaCCTATCCCTGTCTCCGTGCGTTATTTTGCttagaaatcattttttttataaaaacatttttaatatatatttttttacgaaTTTCACAGGGCTGGTTTGCTGCCCCCCAGCACTCCCGAATCACGGGCTTGGGAGCATCCATGGCGgagtttaaattttttatttttttttaaaacatgtttaaaTATCCAAAGCAAACTCccgcatccatccatccatgtctctttGCTTTACTTTGCTTAGAAATCATTTTAAAataataggcccagattctcgaaggacttacgacggcgcagcgccatgtacgccggcgtaagtcctaatctgggccgtcgtatctatgcgtctgattcttagaatcagttacgcatagatatcccttagatccgacaggcgtaagtctcttacgccgtcggatcttaactgcaattttttttttggcgcttccgccgatttccccgtcgagtatgcaaattagctagatacgcgaattcccgaacgtacgcgcggccgacgcagtaaagtgacgacgtttacgttaggcttttcccggcgtaaagttgcccctgggtctatgaggcgcagccaatgttaagcatggccgtcgttcccgcgtcgaaaatttataaatttacgtcgtttgcgtaagtcgtccgtgaatggtgctggacgtaatttacgtccacgtcaaaaccaatggcgtccttgagacgtcatttagagcaatgcacactgtttttttttagggacggcgcatgcgcagctcgtTCGGCGCGGCGGacccgcttcatttaaatgatacacgccccctaccctgccgaatttgaattccgccgggtgatttacgttacgccgctgcaactttacacgcaagtgctttgtgaatacagcacttgcctgaaaaacgtgcggcggcgtaacgtaaatgagatacgttacgcccgcccaaatttacgcgaatctgggccataatttttaataaaaaaaaaaaaaaattcacaaggcTGGTTTGCATTTAACCCTCCTCCTTTTGTAGCATgggcagagttttttttaaaaaatatattttaaacaataattttttttttttaattcacagggctggtttgctgccccccccgcccccccagcaTTCAACCCTCCTCCTTTCgaagcacgggcttgggaccggccatggcggagtttttttaaacatgtttaatattcaaagcaaacaccCCCATCCATCCAACCGTGTCTCCATGTTTTCTTTTGCTTAGAAacctctttttttaataaaaaaatatttttaatataaaattatttttaattaaaaaaaaattttttaatcaaaattttttttttttaataaaaaaagaaattcacAAGGCTGGTTTGCATTCAACCCTCCTCCTTTTGTAGCAcaggcttgggaccggccatggcaaagtttttttaaaatattttttaaacaataatttaaaaaaattattcacAGGGTTggtttcctgcccccccccccagcactcaacCCTCCTCATTTTTAAGCAGGGGCTTGGAAATACAAATACATCTTGGGTGGAGGTGGCGCAATTTTGCATGTTCGCCCTCTAGATGACCTTATCCCAGCACCACCCCCAGCATAAAATAATCCCCAAGTATAAAACAACAACATGACAACACAATTTATATCAAATCCTATTTATTGTCATCCAGAGAACTGGAAGAGAAACCATATTGTTCCCACTCTGCCCCCAACTGTCACGCTCCGGCGGGAGTTGTAGTGTTTCGGTAGCCACAGGCCTGGAAAGTGGTCTCTGCCCAAGATGGCGGTCTGCGAGATTCAGTTACAGATCTCCAATTCCCCCGTGACCTAGATCCGGCGAAGACAGACCGCCAAGCATGGAGCAGGTGACAAAAGTTCGTAGTAACTGGCGTTTTCGCCGTGGTCACTATTATAGTGACTACATCAGCGAACGCCGAGCAGTTCGGTCGGTGCCGCAGTCCGCTGCTGAGTGATAATCTTTGGGCAGCTATCAGTGCTGGAAAAATAAACGTCGGGTGCGGggatatataataaatatcaggaatatttacAGTCTCGGACTTTCGCCCATGTGTGGGAAGTATgtgttggtaaaaaataaaatgtagtcCATCCCTGAAAACCATCAGAGCTTAAAGGGGTACCTCTGTAGGTACTCCGCCATCCTACGTGGCAGCGGCAGTTCCGTCACCTCCGCGCCGGGCGCCATGCTCCGGTTGATCTGCACCCGGCACAGGTGCTGCAAACTCGGGCTCTCTCCGCTTCGGTGCAAGGGCTGCAGGAGCCTGAGGTGGACGGCTGCGGGTTCCTTTAAGGGGCTGGGCTCCGGCGATGGCGGTGGCGGTTGGCTTGCCGGCTGCTCTTTGGCGCTGTCGGAGCTGCAGGACGAGACGTAGTGCTGGACCAGGCTGACCACGTCCGGGAAAGAGAGGATTCGCGGCTTGGAGAGCCAGTTGGAGTCCAGTCGGAAAAGGCTGTCGGAATACTCGATCCGAACGTTCGTGGGTCCGCGGTTAGTCCGAACCGATAGGGTGAAGAGGTAGCTCGGGTGGGTGCTGTCCCGTACCAGGAAAAACCCTTCCGGCATTTTCTGCAGCTTCTGCTTGGCCTCTGTGGCGGTGATGGAGCCCCAGTACCAACCTGGAAGGAGAGCAGGAACAAGGACGCGGTTAGAAACATTGGCGTAAAACGCACCATTTTTACAATGACATCATCACCTTTTTTTCTGATTATTATTTTACATTCCGTTCCCCCGATTTACCGTCATTAGCCCCAAAATGCtggatttgttttcaaaattttaaaatatataataatgtattataTTGTATCATAATATGTTACATTcatactgtattatatatattctattgtatcataataaaataatatgtattatatatatatatatatatatatatatatatatatatatatatatatatatatatatatatatatatatatatatatatattcgattGTATCATAATATGTTACATTCATACTGTATTATTTATATTCTATTGtatcataataaaataatatgtatatattctaTTGTATCATAAAATCTTGTTACTTTCATactgtataatttatattatattgtatcatAATATGTTACTTTCATactgtataatttatattatattgtatcataataaaatattatatatatattctattgtaTCATAATATATTGTTACGTtcaaactgtattatatatattatattgtatccTATTATATTATGTTACATTCATACTGTATTATTTAtagtatattataatatatttttactttcatactgtattatatatttatattgtatcatatatttttacttttctactgtattatatatattatattgtatcccattatattattttactttcgtactgtattatttatattataatatatttttactttcatactgtattttatatatatattctattataTTATGTCACTTTcatactgtattatatatataaaattgtatcaTAATATATTGTTACTTTCATactgcattttttatatatatatatatatatatatatatatatatatatatatatatatatatattctattgtaTCATATTATATTACCTTCATACTGTGTTATTTATACTATATTGTTACTTTCatactgtattatattgtatcctatattatttattattacagaAACCTATCTGTGATCAGTCAATGAACCTTCAGATCTTTACAgtgcaaaaaatttaataaaCTACAAATAATGATTGAAGATATACGAGGGGGGTGTAACAATCTGTGATCGATGAGTTATCCTTCAGATCAATACTGGCCAATAATCTATAAAAAATAGATATAATGATGCCCTGTAgtggtaattatatatatatatatatatatatatatatatatatatatatatatatatatatatatatatatatatatatatatatatatatatatatatatatatatatatatattgtgggggGGGTTAGGGTATCAAAAAACAATCTGTGATTAACGAGGTATCCTTCAGGTCAATACTGTCCAATAATCTATATAAAGCAGGTTGCAAGTCTTATGAGGCCATCTAGtggtcacatatttttttttttttttgaggggggggtgtTGGAAAAAGCAATCTGTGATCAATCAATCGATGAACCTTCCGATAAACACTGTCCAaaaacatgcttaaaaaaaaaaaaacattgattgtatgtaaaattaaaataggtaaaacaaaaaactgatatggcttctgtttttttttccaactttttttttgggggggttgtaaaaaaacaatcTGGGATCAATTGGGTTATCCTTCAGATCAATACTGTGCTGGCCAATAATCAATATAACACATATAGATATAATAAGGCCTTTTGGTggtgaattatttttttgggtggggttTGTTGTAAAATAATCTGTAATCAATCGATTAAtctaattttgcgacgcgggaacgacgagtatacgtaacattggctgcccctgctaatagcaggggcagccttacgcaaaaaccgccgtacgcaaacgacgtaaactgcgtacgcagggctcgcgcaacattgtgaatcggtgttagtatgcaatttgcatactatacgctgagcacaacgggaaagccacctagcggccatcgcaagaatgcagcctaagatatgcgggcataagagccttatgccgcgcatatcttaggctgcagtcggcgtaacgaggttcctgaatcaggagcattcgttacgccggggcaagtaagcaattgcgctgtgtaacctatggttacacaggcgcaattgcttcttgaatccaggcctctgtgatcaatcaatcaatcagtgaACCTTCAGATCAATACTGTGTCCAATAATAGGCATACAAACATTATATTGATTGCAGATGTAATGCATGTAAACTAATACAAGTAAAACAAACaattgatagggggggggggttgcaaaaaACAATCTGTTATCCTTCATTCAGATCAATACTGGCCAATAATCTACAGATATAATGATGCCCTTTAGCAGTAcaaataaagatttttatttgGGAAATGTAGGGGGCGCACAAACAATCTGTGAATGTGATCAATAAATTATCCTTCAGATCAATACTGTCCAATAATCTATATAAAACAGGTTGCTGATATAATGAGGCCCTTTCGTGGCAAGggtagttattattattttttttgggggggggacaaaaaacaTCCTgtgatcaatcaatcaatcaaaacATCCTgtgatcaatcaatcaatcagtgaACCTTCAGATCAATACTGTGTCCAATAACAGGCATAAAAACATTATATTGATTGCAGATGTAATGCATGTAAACTaagtaaaacaaataattgatatgacttttttttttagggggggagggTTCAAAAACCAATCTGTGATCAATGAGTTATGCTTCGGATCAATACTGTCCAATAATCAGCATAAACAGAATCAGATGATTGCAGGTATAACTTATTTCAAATAAAacgtataataaaaaatgtatacgaCTTCAGGGGGCGCAAAACCAATCTGTGATCAATGAGTGATCCTTCAGATCAATACTGTCCAATAATCAGCTTAAAAAGCATCAGATGATTGCAGATATAacttatttaaaataaaacaagtATAATAAAAAACGTACATGACTTCAGGGGGTGCAAAAAACAATCTGTGATCAATGAGTTATCCTTCCGATCAATACTGGCCAATAATCTATATAATTAGGTTGCTGATATAACGAGGCCCTTTAGTGGtaaggatagttttttttttgtatgtaaacgaatacaagtaaaacaaataattgatatgacttcatttttttttacatttattttgggggggggttccaaaaacCAATCTGTGATCAATGAGTGATCCTTCAGATCAATACTGTCCAATAATCAGCTTAAAAAGCATCAAATGATTGCAGATATATATCGTATGTAAAATAAAACAAGTATAACAAAAAAACGTACAAGACTTCAGGGGGTGCAAAAACCAATCTGTGATCAATGAGTGATCCTTCCGATCAATACTGGCCAATAACCTACAGATTACAGATATAAGGAGGCCctttagtggtaaaaaaataaaaaataaagaatattctGGACATGTGATCAATTTTTCCCAAGTTCTCAGCAtcttatttattgtatttatgcattgttatttattcatttataaaaatgttaaattttgcaatgtaacaatgaaaataaaatattttaaaaggggaaaaaataaaga
Proteins encoded in this region:
- the CISH gene encoding cytokine-inducible SH2-containing protein yields the protein MPFRSSWTDMILCVRGPQSLLADQRGCRPSSCLGVPGFASDQVMHPLSPPTCPLQQPQSSPELPPRVTPPPPPTVQRDPEEDLLCIARTFCYLRESGWYWGSITATEAKQKLQKMPEGFFLVRDSTHPSYLFTLSVRTNRGPTNVRIEYSDSLFRLDSNWLSKPRILSFPDVVSLVQHYVSSCSSDSAKEQPASQPPPPSPEPSPLKEPAAVHLRLLQPLHRSGESPSLQHLCRVQINRSMAPGAEVTELPLPRRMAEYLQRYPFKL